In Candidatus Methylomirabilota bacterium, the DNA window GCTCACGGTGACCGGGCCGATAAGTTCGAAATAAACAAGAGCTGGGGTCCTAAGTATCGCGCACTGCCTTGGGGGTGTCAAGCACTGGACATTCCATTATTTTATTCATTGATGAGACGGATCAGGGCCAGCGCTGAGGCGCTGATTTGGTCCTTGGACGAGGTGAATGAGATAAAGGGGGGAGCGTGAAGAACCGGTGGCTGGTCCGGAGGTAGGGCGGAGAATTGCCCGGGGGGATACGCCTCAAATGCCGGGAATCACCTGTGACAGAGCAGCCTTTGCCTGTGCGTTCAGGCCTAGCCAGCGGAGGCTATGTCGGTATCTTCCGTGCCGCTGACGCACTCCGACCCCCACGATTTCTGCCAAGAGTTGAAATAGCCGCCCCGCGATATTCATGGAGACCGCGACCGGACTAAGGAGGGGAAAGCGTTCGGGGAGCCAGATCTGCGCGCCACCAACACTCACATCTTCGGTCTCGCCGGTCACCGTATAGTAGTCCACGGCTGGCCAGTGGCGACATTCGATAGGCACTCTGAGTGGGACGCGGCGCCCTCGCCGGTCACCAAGGAGGCGGCGTGGTGGTGCTACATTATTATTTCCATTACTGTCGTATTCCGGCTCATCCGCCTCGATTTTCGTCACCTTGGCATGTGACCGCGGACGTCTCAGCATCTCCTGGGCGAGTCTCTCCTGGGACTCATCCAGCACGCGGAGCAGGTCCGGGAGCAAGTTAAGCGGCACGGCGATCCCTTCCATTCCTCCCACGCCATCCCCACCAAGGCGCGCGGAGCGACGGTAGATCCGGAGATCCACATGTGGCGTCCCTTTGATCTCCCGGATGGACACACAAATATCCTCAAGCTTAGTCCGGCTCACCTGGCCGAGTCTCTTTTTCACGGCTTACCCTCGAGGTGCCCTGATAGCGGTGGGCTCACCCAGTTCATCGCCGGCTCCGTTCCCATCCTCG includes these proteins:
- a CDS encoding PilZ domain-containing protein; translated protein: MKKRLGQVSRTKLEDICVSIREIKGTPHVDLRIYRRSARLGGDGVGGMEGIAVPLNLLPDLLRVLDESQERLAQEMLRRPRSHAKVTKIEADEPEYDSNGNNNVAPPRRLLGDRRGRRVPLRVPIECRHWPAVDYYTVTGETEDVSVGGAQIWLPERFPLLSPVAVSMNIAGRLFQLLAEIVGVGVRQRHGRYRHSLRWLGLNAQAKAALSQVIPGI